The nucleotide window TTCAGGAACTCCATCTGTATCTTGTTGTGGGTCACAAACTCTTGTCTGATGATGTAGGAGTGATGAAAACTGATATTATGTCTTCATCttcactcctcctcctcttcttctctctggcTGTTGACCCCGCCCTGATCCTTGTGCTTCTATTGTTAGAAATGTAACATCATGTTGTGCTCTAGCTATATGCTATATGTACGTGCCAGTTGATTGGAAACACATTTGAgttatttcagaaaactggatgATCATTGGTTGATCTTTTGCTTCACACATTTACCTACGTTACAGAAACTCAGGATTCATCTGAGAGAAAGTTACCAGTTCAGGacagctttagaaaaaaaagtctaatagAAATGCACAGAAATATGCTTGACATATTATCACAACTTTTTCAAGGATTTTGCATGTGAAGACTTATACAATGAATTTATGTTTAGATATTGTGGAGGTAGATACTATTCAACAAAGCCCTTATAATACATTGTGATCAGCATGATAATGGCAACTGAGAATGCAGGAAACAGCAGAGAAGACAACTTCCTTCCAAGGGAACAAATCaagcttttcttcttcattattACTTTGAGAATTTGCAACTTGCTCAAAGGAACTGGGAACTGCTTTTTGATGTGCAGAATGACACAATGATTTGAAACGGTAATATCATTTGGTCTGTTGGAAATGATAAACATATAACACACTCCTGTGTTATATGGAGTGTGTTATAGAACACACTCCATTTATACATATAGCACACTCCTGTCCTTCAGGATTACTTCAGTTTAtcttcaaataattttcaatCTGAAATGAATTGGATGCGACACTAAATATAGTAACCTACAACATCTATTAAACATGTACATGTTTATTAATAGTATAATAAACATGAATTAACATGTTTACAATTAACTACATACATTCATGTAGTGTCTGAATGTATACAGTTATGAAATGCATTCCTTTCAGTTTGTATTGATACTGATGGTTATCAGTTAACAATTAGACAAATATTACTTTGGGCTTGGCATCATTATtgtctgaatcaaatggaacaCTTCATAACCTGgaacagagaaatatttaaatgatgaCAGTTTGATCAAACTAATAGTCAGagtgaaaacaaaggaaaaactcCTAAACTTTTGTCTGCCTGAtcatatttgcattatttattttctaactgtCTGGAGGAGAAGAGTAGTTTCTCTTGGTCTCTCCTGTTAGTTTTCGTCTTTGATTGTTGTTGGCTTGccatagttgtttttttttaattctatgtTCTTAAATACAATAtgactgtatttaaaaaaaaaaatgaaataaaatcttctcACTGTAAAATTTGCTACAAGTAAGCTCACTAATAATTGTGAGCTGGCTATTTATACTACAAGAAATAACCAAATGAGACAGTGGAGGTGTTACTGTACCTTGGAGCAGTCCACTGAAACCCTGAAGACTCTGCTTCAAAACACTGGTGCTGTCctccaaaacaaaccttttCCCATCTAAGAacgaaaataataatatatattacaTTAGATTTCGCAGATTTTCTCTTATAATAGAGATATTATAACAGACAAGAAATTGTCAAGCAAGTTCTTTTTTAACGGTGTTTCATGCTTACTCAGTTTGAGGAATTGCTGCTGAGATATTGACTAAATGCAATCAGATGTGCTTCCAATGACATCTTTAGAAACTGAGAATATAAACTGAATTTGCCCTATATGTTAGCTACGATcaaatagaaatgtttgtaCTTCGGATGAATGGATTGAGATGATTatatacatctttgaaaaaacTAGATGTTTGTCTTTATGAAGTTCCTTGTCGTGATAAGAAGTTGCCTTTAAATATGTTACATCACTAAATGGACCTAAATTGACCTTCAGGAACCAATGCTCCAGTAAGTTCACACAAGAACACAGCAATGACCCAAAGGGTGAAGTACCAAGTGAAAGATACAGAAAATGCCTAACTAGTATGTAGTTTGCTCTGCATAAAAAGCAGTAATGGTAATATGAATTAGGGTATTTAATTAGAAGTCCCTTCAACATGGATCATGGACCAGAGAGGCTAACTGATGAGTTTTGCAGCCAAAGCAGTGCGTGAAGATCAGCAGAGAAACAGAATGTTTGGATGACACAGCAGCAAGTCTGAGCAGAACTTGATGGAGGTCACACAGTTGGTTTGCGTGATGCTGGATGGTAGCATGGGAGGCAGAGCATGCAGATGTTGTACTGTCCTAAATGTggaacattaaacattaaacattcaaaacacatttgttctgCATTGTAAGGACAaccatatttaattaaaaataattatgccTGTGATATTGGTGTGTAATGTTAGTTTATCTGCACTCACACTTGCCCTTCAAGTACATCATGGACTGAGGACCCCAGTGAATATTGAGCTGAAACGATCATATTTTTCTGGTAAGAGAGGACGGTGTTACAGAAACCTGCCAGTAGGTGTCACAACTGGAGAATTTTACCTTCTGAGCATTGTGGGATGCTACAGTCAGAGAGATCAGCAAGCTGCATGTCCAGATAACTGTGGCTTTTGTCTTCTGAAACAAGagtaaacagaagcaaaaacgTTATTTTGGAGGGTACATGTGCCAGGGGAGTTAGGTAAGAAAAGATTGAAGAGTTTCAGATATAAAGTAAATGAGGAGGTCCTTGATTCCTCTCACAAGACTCTTCACTCAACATTATAAAAttacaggccatttaccattttaccaTTCTTCTCACACCATATCTCTGTCCTCACCATATCTATAATCCTCCTTGGTCTTTGATTTGAACTGTACAAAAATTCCCAGGAAACGTTACCACAAACTGGGTAGAGTTTAGTATTGTGGTATTTTATATTGTACAATTTCTTATTATAACTAATGGTTTCTGTTTGGCAGATCTGATCAGAAACATCCGTACAAACACTCTTAGATTAGACATTATgacattaaacttttttataatttttttgtggtaCAATCAGTCTCATGAAGTACTATTCAGTTGCAGGATGAGTTTGTCTGGTGAAATTAAAACTGGACATGGCTACACCACTTTTCTATTGGGTAGCAACAGTTTTAGTACCTAGTAGGAAATTAAAGGGATTATTGTTATAAGGTTATAACAATAGAccttatttgagaaatattaattttacatgtaaaacaaTACAGTAATAATACTATAGGCAATTTGGTTtgtgtacatttaaataaaatatagtcacacttatttatctaaataagtgtgaatatttaaataaataaatattatttaaataatatttaaatattaaatatcatatatatttaatggtgtttttaatgtataaaatattatatatttaatatatgatatattaaatatatatgcattatgtgatgcattttatttacaacGCATAACTGTAAACATAATGCATCGTTTACGTTGCAATGCATTATAGGTAAATGACGTCTGGTTGGTCCGATTGCACTAGCTCCATCCAGCCAATGAGCTAAGCCTTTTCAATTTGACGTCGCAGATGTCTGACGTCATCTACAATCATTCCATTGAGATTGGgtcacagattttatttgctaGATAATGGGTCTGGAACCTGGGAGTTCTTGAATGGttgttttattcatatattattttttgtcttttcttttttctgattcCAATAAGAGACCCATCCAATTTGAAAAATAAGGAGAAAACCTGCTATAGacaaccataaaaaaaacaaccatggAAACATACCAACGACCAATTGCATAGAGCCTCTGCAGTTCAAATTAATACCCCTGCATTAATTCCTCAGCACTCCTGGACACAATCACACTGATAAAATTAAACAAGatacaatatgttttttaaatgaggcctactttatttaaagagaaactcACTCCAGCGACTTTTCTGGGACACATAAATCCTTCTCAGTCTACGCCAaaccacgcccacacacactcgAGTTCGAGGAAAGTCCATCCTGATTGGATGAATCCTGTGGCCGCGGGCTGGCCCTGGGCTAACCAAAATTAGCCCCCAAAGGGGCGTGGCTTGGGGCCAAACGGAGGGGACAGTAACACTGAATGGGGACGTCAGAAGTTAGCGTTTCGGAAATACCCTGGGATTTTCCCCAGGCGGTTTGACGTCAGgattgttgaaaatgtaacaaaatgtgatacattatttccaaaatgtatttatttttaggtagttatttttaagttgtttatttcaacaactttattgtaaatgtcAGGGAAGGCTTAGCCCTAGTAGCCCATTTATACCAGCCGTCCCTGTTATAAAAAGATAAGTCTAAGTCTAAACTATgcctccattaaaaaaaacaaaaacactgatcCCTCTCTGATCCCACTGGTAAATTTGGTCTAAAAGCACTGTAAGAAGTACATATTTTGTGACTTGCTCTGTAGAGGAACAAGAATGCATCACAAGAGCTTAAAAACAGGGAATCAACAGATGATGCACCAAATTCTCTTGGCTCTAAAAGGAAAGACCGTGGCACCATGAAGATCTCTGTAAATGAATAATGCAGTAGGTATAGAAGACAATTACAATACAAATATATACTTTGCCTGTAAAATATGTCCAGATGACTGATGGGTGGAGTTCGAGGTAATTtcccaaacattttattgttctatTTAATTTGACCACATAACATGTTTGACCTGTTTCTACTGAAAGATTTAAATTGGCATATTACCACAAtcaaagtgcaaaaatatttatatagaaaacatgaagaaacaaaatgagaaaaatttgTAATTAGAAAAACATATAATGGAtactttggggggaaaaaatttgaaggattttttaaaacttttattttgcttttgaattCGCAAATGAATGCCTCCTTCATGCTTGTTTTATTAGCCTAAGGATCCATGTTGATTTGAGGGTCTGTAAAATACAGTTGTGAATTAGTTACCATACTAGCTACACACAGTCAGTAAACAGTTTTTAGTTGGTGCACTAATCATCATAGCCTTTCATCATTTCACATGCTTGCATTGATATTAGGGTGGCACACCAACAACAAAgtccataaatatttttttcttatactaCTGATATGACTTTCATCCTAGTCAAAAAGCACAataaattgtaaacatttttagtttaaattttttttaaagtgtcttaAAAGTATGAAagagtataaataaatacataaaatttcaacaaatctatggtcaaactacaaaaaatactttattttttaatcaatattagaGAATGAAGATTACCTTAATTTTGTATAAGAGAGTACAAAATCAATCTCAACCCAGTTTCTTTAATTACATTGTCAGTTTTGCATACTCTGAAATAAAGTCACCTGCAGACActtaaaaaattcagatttagatacttttacttttagaaaaagCTTTACAATAAAGAAACACTAAACTGCACTCACCATATCTGCTGTAGCAAGAACAAGTGGCCAAGTCACAGCATGTGTTTGTGGATCAGAGCAATGTTCCGGGCTGCTTATATCCTCCATAAGGAGCGCTGGAAGCAGGAACGGATTCGATCCTGCTCCCCATGGGACCTGGCAGGACTCCTGTTTACTCAAAGGTAAAAGAGCAGCACAAAAACAGGCTGACGTCATGGCAATAATCTGCACGTCGATAGTCTTCCTCTGTTTGAGTTCTGCAAGTGTAAGTTATGTTGTCCTAGGATGATAAAAGCTTTTTAGTTAGcactctttttatttctgtttgtgttcataTTTACATAACTATTTGATCCCACAGACTTCATCAgtcacttttaaataatatcttACATTGGCTTATCCAGgtgagtcagaaccagaaagAACCAGTTCTCATTTTAAAGGACTAGGTCAGATACACAGGTTTTACCGTTGTCATAGTAACATTTACATGGGAAATTGAAATTGGCTTAACTTTGGAAAGTTTCAAAGGTACAACAGTTTtacacaaagaaatatttttccattgatTTAAATTCCTGTGGATGTGTCAACCACAGTTTTGCCACAGATGGGTCTGCATATGGAAGTTGTTTCTGGATCCCTGTATGCATGTGGAACCCTGTACAACCACACGtggaaaaaaagtctttttttacagcacaatgTGAGCGTTCTCCAATTCTTTCTGATTCTCTCCAGTAGATTTTCTACCAGGCCAATCAGCAGAGAGAAGGAGTAGTTGTGAATGATGATGTCGACTTTCTGCGCTGGTTTAGTCTGCCTGTAGATTTATCAATGGAAGTGAAGTTGTTTGTCACTCTTCCAAATATTCAACTAACATCCACAGTTGCCTCATTTGGAGCTGCACTTTTCAGTGGAGGTTGTTTGTTCACAGTGCAGGCAGTTCAGTATGATTCCTAGTATTGAACTGGTGAATTACCTGCGTCACGAGCAAATGTTAGAAATTGGggaaaatttaaaacctcaacacgGTCCACACCTCAATGAAACAATAATTTCTCAACATCCGAGAACCCAGACCCTCTGGATGAAAAAAATAGCGTAGGACAAGGTCTGGTTTTGATAATAGCAGTTATATGAGAAGGGTACGAGTCAAAAGAAAACTCGGAGAAATGACCTAAGGGCAGTTTCACAAAAGTAGATTTATGAAATCCAGGATCAGAGATAAGATCCGGTTGACATAGTGCCATCAGTTCATCCTGGCTTTATCTGTTTCACAAAGACTAAACCAGGCTCAGGTGCAGCTTTGTCAAGCCAGGCTAAAGTAATGCAGGTAAATAAGCATCCACAGATTTCTTCAGCAGACCAAGAAATCTATTGAAGATAGATCTATTGATCTATTGATCTATCTTCAATAGACCATGTATGCTTATGCTCCTAAGGGTTTTCAACATGACAGTTTTGAGTCTCGCAGCACCCCTGGCCTGGAGCTTCGTATTTACCTGGCAGGTGAAGTGTTGTTAAGACTGTGACTATGTGTCTCTATATagaaattgtgttttacatAAAGCTGTACAATTGTCTTAAAAATAGCAGTCCCAAAGACTTTTTAGAAAATACTGAATTGATTTCAAATGGTTGAAAAGCAATGTgtagtattttatttcatttgccTGGTATTTGTCAATTATCAAggcaaatctaaaaacaaattttaaatattcataaagtAACAATGTTTACATgacaaatgacaataaagattaaaacatgGATATTGCTACATTGGTTTACTGTGTTATGCTGATGAATGCTAAGTGCTGATCCATTAAACAGGACCATATATCTTATCTTTGTGTTATAAATACAactacaacaaattaaaaataaatgagaaggAAATTTTATATTGGGTTATATAACAAACTAAAGAATTCATCAAAGTTTcacaaaatatcaggaaacattttaaaacaacagaacattCTGTAGAACATTCAAACATGCTAACTGTGTAGCTAGCGCAGATGTTGTCCAGCTTTTCAGTTCACCACAGGGCTCCAGAGTTTTTCTGGTCCTCCATAGGAAAAGTGTTACTGTGGGCAGTAGTCGAACATGGCTTTGACAATTTCTGAGAGATGATGTCCGAACTCTGCCAGGACCAAATGCTGAGCCATGGTGTGTGACTTGTTCTCCTTCTCAGCCTCACTTGCCTTAGTCAGCAAAAATCCGCATACAGTCTCCGCCCATTCAGGGGTCAACACTGACTGAGAACATCTGAGAACACACATACAAACGAGGGGCTTTGCAGAtcagttaaaataaagatttactttcatgtttcatttattggTATTACACATGGGTAACTATTAGCAATATCATAAAGGAGTggtacattttgtttaaatgcagTGTGTTCCTGATGGACTGACAAACACCAAGTAAACACACCAAACATCATGCAGattatttgtttgtgaaaaacaaaataaaatcagtatgAGAGAATAATTTTAGCTggtttatttgagtaaaatctACGTCATTTATTTTTCGTAAACTTGAGCGTGATAGACATCCCATGACAGAATGTACATGTTTCCATTGTTGCACTGCAGAAAGCTGATTATACAATCAGAATAACCAAACATTATTAAAGGCCTATTGTAAATTGCTCCAAAATACCTGTTAAATTTCAAACAGGAGTTAGATTTGGTGATTTCCATCTTTAAAGATGTAGCTCAATGCATGTATATACACATAATAAGTTTATACACAAAAAGACTCAAACTTTGAGGTTAAAACTAACCACAAAATGTTCCAAGTTAAACTTGACAGACTCACCTGTTCCTCACTTTGCCCCCAACCCCCTTGGCACCCACTTGAGAGTTGTTTGTATGGTTCAAACAGCCAATACATTTGCAGCTGGAAGTACACTGGATGTTAGCctgcaaatgaaataaaaaggtgATACGTCAGTTTCACTCCACAATAACGCGCATATATTTATCATGCTTTTCAGTGTTAtcaaagtttattaaaactgGGGAAAATAAGCAGATCTAAGAGAAATTGCTCTTCAAGGTTAATCGTTGAAATCCACAAACTAAAGGgagatgattttctttctggCAACAACTTTTCCAACAGAAATACTCGAAATTAAACGTATTTTCATGAAATCTCTTAAACCAGATTCTGACAACGCTCGCCTGCTTTTTCAACTGTCTTGATTTTTGCTGATTTGAAAAGGCATCATTTAAATGCTGGTCAAAACATGGAAATGACACAGCTGACATGTCATCAAgtaatttaatcatttctgtagATCCCCCAGTGATCTTTACAGCAGGAATCACAAAGTGACTCTAGTTACCAGTCTGGGATGACATGATGAAGAGTAAAACTGATGTAGGAATCACTCCTTGGTCAAGTATCCACAAGTCAGTAGTTGCAGCAAATGACAAACTTTGATAAATACTTTTCAACAGGTTTAATCAGTCCTGTaatcaatataatttttttttttacttcagtttgcCTTTGcttgtcatattttattaaattgtatTCTGTTGAATTacacttagattttttttccccactatcAAGTTGTAAATAAGCTAGTTGACTCTCTAAGGAAAGAGATGTTTGTGATATAATTACTTAGTTAATCAAAGTAGACAAGActttgtgagaaaatgtgaattagaCAAATACAAATAGAAGAACAACACAAGAATGTAgacaaaaaagttattaatgGAGTTACATCACCAAAACATAGACTTCTTTGACCCTGGgatgtgttgtgtgtgtgctggaGTTACCTCATAGCATTCACAGTAGTTCTTCAGGCATCCTGAACGTTTACAGTTGCAGCCTTTGTTGTTCCAACTTTTGGCCTTTCCTGTCTTCCAATCAACAAGCTTAGACTTGAAGGCATTGGGGTTACGTAGCTGCAAAACCAGAAGACAAGATAAGAttcaagagaaaaatgttttagtttcaagTTTGCCTCTCCAAGGTCAACCACTTGGGAGACAACCACTTGCCTCCCCTAGCAGCTCATCTCAGGCTAgtctgctgctttttctctgacctttgacataaAGAAGACATTGTTGTCCAGACAGCTGCTGCTTATTGAAATTTTCTCTTGGTCCAACCATCTTGTGTACATTTCAGAGATTGTTCTTCCCAATTCAGGTTGATCATTTGCTAGTCTGTTAGAACAGTAACTGTGTTCAAAACTTAGATCAGCACATCAGCAATCATCTCAGAGTCAAAGTtatgaaaacattgtttcttcCCCAACCTGATGCTCACATTGAAATTCAGCAAGGCATCTTTACGACAGCATTTAAATGTATTGAGTGGTTGCCGTGGTATTGGCTGATTAACTATTTGTGTTAACAAGCCATAACAAATGATTAGAATGATATATGGTGTTTTACATTGCCAGCAATCTGCAATTAGCACATAGGTGTTTAAATACTTTGACACTACTGATGTAGCATACTCTAGTTACTCTAGCCTTACAAATAAATCCATGATTAAGAGAACTTGGTTTGTCAAACCTTGATTGCTTCACGACGCTTCATTTCATGCTCTTCATTGTTGTGACAGTTAGAGCAGTCACAGTTGCTGCACATCACTCCATTGGCAAAACACTCACAGTAGctgaaagagataaaaacaccaaataaaccACACCAAATCCCTTTATGCTGTGCCCATGTGTGTGTGGCTTTGTATTTGATACATTGTAAGGacaatttttctgctttttatgtgcTCTGGCTCCATAAGACGAACTGCTGCATATGGCTTAGgggttaggtttaggactaAAGTGTGAACTGAGTTTAAGTTAGGCTAGGGTTAGGTATGTACTAGTAATGGTCAAACTTAGGGTTAGGGTCAGGATTTAAGTGTGATACTAACATAAATTTCCGAGATAGCCTGACGCAACCTGGAGAAAACATTTGTCACACCTGAATAATAATTAAGAATAATAATCGTTTAAGACATGCAtcacaaacaacattttcagctcAAACAAAGAGTGTTAGAACAGGGATAAGTGATTAGGTAAAAGTTCAtgtctttcagctgttttagagGTGAAGAAAATGATGTAAGATGGTTGACTCACAGTTTGAGGCACCTTGATCTTGTACAGTGGCAGGGCTTCTTGGATCTCAACTCCATCAAAGCCCCAACGGGTCTACAGGGGTAAAGGATGAAAAGTCAACTTAAGCCAGTTTTAAATCGGCATCAATGTGAATACAGGCCAGGCTCAGTCCTCTGATGAAAATAGacgtttgtgtttttaaaagcacaaagtttctttttattgttttgcagaAGGAATTCAAATCTATCTATTTGTAACTGATTATTGTAActctttgtatttattgttgGACCAGAGCTCCCTGCAGCAACTGCAGAGCATGCAAAATGCTGCAACCAGTCTGTTGACGAAAACAAGGAGGCATGAATCTATTACCTCCTTTTGCAGACCCTTCCTGGGCTTTTCAGGTAtgatttaaggttttattgattgtttttgtgtctaAACTCTATGGGCCTATCTTAAGTGAACTCTTGTAGTTCTACACTCCACCCAGAAACCTAAGGTCAACCAACCAGCTTTTTACCAAACTTAATAAAATAGTCTTTGTTTTACCACTTTGGTCAACTGAGGTTGTTgtaaatgtgctacataaataaactttgatttgaCTTATTCAGGTTTAGTAAAGAGTTGGTACCAGGACAGAAATTTGACAATTTTACTTTCTTACCTCTGCAGAGAGGCCTGAGGCTGAATGTTGGTTGTCTGAACTCTGCACTCATACAGAGAACAAGCTGTCTGATGGTTTTCAGGATGCTGAGGATAAATACATCACTGAATAAATGGATATGAAAAATAACTAACTATTAAAGACTAACTAGTTCAAGATGGCACAGTATGCAGTACAGAAATCTTCTCTTACCTGTTTGGGAGTCTCCAACACATTGGCAACTGTTAAAAACAATGAAGAGTTATGAGACTCCATCTACTTCAAAATTCATAAGACATTTCTTTAAGTTAACACTTTTAGTCAGATTAAGAGATTAGATGTCCCCCTTTAATATGTGTGTCTAGGAGCACCTACACCTTTGAAGTGACTGAGTCTGGCCCTTTTGCTCTGTCTCACCCAAACTACAATCCTGACTTGCAATCCAAACAATCCAGGTTATTATTGCAGTCTCTGTTCTTGTTACCTTACGATCCTCCATTCAGAACCAATACTGGTTCTAATGTGATTCTTTTCTTCTACAGGTTGCTCTTTGATACATCAAGGAGATGCACATTATGAAGTATATTATTTATTGGTTGTATAAGTGATACTATCTGACTTGGATCGTTCCAGCCTGTTTTCACTGCCTGTTTTGCAGTAAAAACCGTATcacaaaggaaacatgaagggagctatgtgaagaaaaacaaatcaagcacAGCTGCTAGAAATGAAATAGAATaggtgttttattctgtttaactGCATGATGATTGGTGTGGCAGCATTAGTCCATAATGTTAAGCCAGTTCTAGCATGTTTAAAAAGTCTGAGTCTTGTAGTGCTGCTAGTGTATGTAAAAACTTCTGGGGAAAAGCCTGAAGCAGTTTTATAATCTCTGTTGTTTCAGTTCATCCTAACCTTCACCTGGGGCCATTTTATTGTGTTGATGTGTTTCTGCAGAATCCAGGGACAGATATGTGGGTCCTGCCTCAGGGGGAGTAACTAGCACTACTTGTCCACCTCCAACGACGTCATACATCACCTGACAATTAAAAAGAGGTTATCTTTACTACGGTACTTTAATCCCGGCCCCTGGCTCTAACATGTGGGAATATTCTACACTCTAAAAAGTTTATTAGGGCTGTAATTCatgtaatgaatttatttacattaatctcACTTAATCCTTTTGGATTAGTAATGACAATTTACGgtttttgtgttgaattaatttaacagttaaaaatatttaacttaaaggaaccttttactttgactttgatGTTTTGATAATACTGCAGGAggtttaaatttatatatatatattaaatgaatctgaacataaaagtaTCATGACCTTAAGAAACCCATGGTTGAGCTCTACATGCTACCATTCACAGCTGTGGAAACACTGGTACTGTTGTCTGTTATTAccttttatgtcattttatacaaaattttATCTAATCTCTAGATGACAGCAGATGTCAAtttatttggttgtttatttttgttt belongs to Gambusia affinis linkage group LG08, SWU_Gaff_1.0, whole genome shotgun sequence and includes:
- the tesmin gene encoding spexin prohormone 2 isoform X2, yielding MMNQALIEPNPGQSTQVYTEDDKPPQKDPCSDKENVHETCSTMIPVGAGNWGDSSLSWIIPHTYQQIISPEILDPFSFRLEYPYQAMPCQLTYQNYHMETQMNQNQLPADPGPSYSSQLDSASAIWSNKEPVFSNVDLYNPVPMENLQFQQQPTEVASHITQTVMYDVVGGGQVVLVTPPEAGPTYLSLDSAETHQHNKMAPGEVANVLETPKQHPENHQTACSLYECRVQTTNIQPQASLQRPVGALMELRSKKPCHCTRSRCLKLYCECFANGVMCSNCDCSNCHNNEEHEMKRREAIKLRNPNAFKSKLVDWKTGKAKSWNNKGCNCKRSGCLKNYCECYEANIQCTSSCKCIGCLNHTNNSQVGAKGVGGKVRNRCSQSVLTPEWAETVCGFLLTKASEAEKENKSHTMAQHLVLAEFGHHLSEIVKAMFDYCPQ
- the tesmin gene encoding spexin prohormone 2 isoform X3 — its product is MMNQALIEPNPGQSTQVYTEDDKPPQKDPCSDKENVHETCSTMIPVGAGNWGDSSLSWIIPHTYQQIISPEILDPFSFRLEYPYQAMPCQLTYQNYHMETQMNQNQLPADPGPSYSSQLDSASAIWSNKEPVFSNVRVDLYNPVPMENLQFQQQPTEVASHITQTVMYDVVGGGQVVLVTPPEAGPTYLSLDSAETHQHNKMAPVANVLETPKQHPENHQTACSLYECRVQTTNIQPQASLQRPVGALMELRSKKPCHCTRSRCLKLYCECFANGVMCSNCDCSNCHNNEEHEMKRREAIKLRNPNAFKSKLVDWKTGKAKSWNNKGCNCKRSGCLKNYCECYEANIQCTSSCKCIGCLNHTNNSQVGAKGVGGKVRNRCSQSVLTPEWAETVCGFLLTKASEAEKENKSHTMAQHLVLAEFGHHLSEIVKAMFDYCPQ
- the tesmin gene encoding spexin prohormone 2 isoform X1 gives rise to the protein MMNQALIEPNPGQSTQVYTEDDKPPQKDPCSDKENVHETCSTMIPVGAGNWGDSSLSWIIPHTYQQIISPEILDPFSFRLEYPYQAMPCQLTYQNYHMETQMNQNQLPADPGPSYSSQLDSASAIWSNKEPVFSNVRVDLYNPVPMENLQFQQQPTEVASHITQTVMYDVVGGGQVVLVTPPEAGPTYLSLDSAETHQHNKMAPGEVANVLETPKQHPENHQTACSLYECRVQTTNIQPQASLQRPVGALMELRSKKPCHCTRSRCLKLYCECFANGVMCSNCDCSNCHNNEEHEMKRREAIKLRNPNAFKSKLVDWKTGKAKSWNNKGCNCKRSGCLKNYCECYEANIQCTSSCKCIGCLNHTNNSQVGAKGVGGKVRNRCSQSVLTPEWAETVCGFLLTKASEAEKENKSHTMAQHLVLAEFGHHLSEIVKAMFDYCPQ